One part of the Salvelinus fontinalis isolate EN_2023a chromosome 4, ASM2944872v1, whole genome shotgun sequence genome encodes these proteins:
- the LOC129852757 gene encoding C-X-C motif chemokine 13-like has translation MPFKPHYLLVSLTLCWFVALQAFPMNGCAACQKCRCIRTSSAFISPRQFHRIEILPPGAHCRQTEIIVTKKDKATVCVTPDARWINKVIAKLQRTNKKKRSAELPISTTIE, from the exons ATGCCTTTCAAGCCACACTACCTGTTGGTCTCCCTGACTCTCTGCTGGTTCGTGGCTCTTCAAG CATTCCCCATGAACGGCTGTGCTGCATGTCAGAAGTGTCGCTGCATCCGGACGTCCTCTGCTTTCATCTCTCCTAGGCAGTTCCACAGGATAGAGATCCTACCTCCAGGTGCCCACTGTCGTCAAACAGAGATCAT CGTTACCAAGAAGGACAAAGCCACCGTCTGTGTGACTCCAGATGCAAGATGGATCAACAAAGTCATTGCCAAGTTACAAAG aaccaacaagaagaagagaaGTGCAGAACTTCCCATCTCAACCACCATTGAGTGA